A genomic segment from Rubrobacter tropicus encodes:
- a CDS encoding HsdM family class I SAM-dependent methyltransferase, producing the protein MGIADTFAIIENVAELLRLGDAYQPPRGMTQRQTQEVRQLLEGAADKVDGVGPLFDRHLLFRLSKILPGGRYPTPRHIVSMIFRIAEVEPSHRLCDLACGSGGFLVCRGITDGNVERTVGVEISPEWVRIARTNAYLHDVQARVEAGNALYVCGPKGELDGETFDRILLNPPFGEKLDAGLAKEVVGWNVGSRSETVFAALALSRLADGGRAAVLVPSGVLSGTGAGERELRRRLVEEHDVEAVVSLPKDAFQPFSSLQTHLLLVRKRTQSQDARTWFLQVESDGYPSGRGRDLTIDPPSFGDLPLIERVLTVRDEEVEESLPEDSPRLGIRWMSLGDGNVRGAVVQAVGANVISSAERFPAVGDEAAFVLLTVESMFGQGGDLFYVKVSLDGGTAEPLEEDPQQLIQRLYKPKSTDPNPGTSLFFKRADPVRAVAFTTGGRALGVAIPSSSTGPPQHELRPSRFVGGEEETHHAGSPTQLLSDIYKNQRLLVRHVDNLLGRLELRPIAGQEGPAPLLGDAVPFGRLSPGQEAVWRRVRDRFENLGDEGQEKAALFTLEEVDGVEPATVASDITRLTVGLLERMGIVMPVTVTDPSTGNSAAFYRLVTEKDLWLLPPKEDPLGEEGVSEQGNT; encoded by the coding sequence GTGGGCATCGCAGACACTTTCGCAATCATCGAGAATGTGGCCGAACTCCTCCGGCTTGGCGATGCCTATCAGCCACCAAGAGGCATGACGCAGCGTCAGACTCAGGAGGTCCGACAACTTCTTGAGGGGGCCGCTGACAAAGTTGACGGCGTCGGACCCCTATTTGACCGTCACCTACTGTTCCGGCTTTCGAAGATCCTTCCTGGAGGACGCTATCCTACTCCTAGGCATATCGTCTCGATGATATTCCGCATAGCGGAGGTCGAACCTTCACATCGCCTGTGCGACCTAGCGTGTGGAAGCGGTGGATTCCTTGTGTGCCGGGGCATTACTGACGGAAACGTTGAACGTACGGTCGGCGTAGAGATCTCGCCGGAATGGGTGCGTATCGCTCGAACTAACGCGTACCTCCATGATGTACAAGCGCGCGTAGAGGCCGGTAACGCTCTCTACGTCTGCGGACCTAAAGGCGAGCTGGACGGTGAGACCTTCGATCGTATCCTGCTAAACCCGCCCTTCGGTGAGAAACTAGACGCTGGTCTCGCGAAGGAGGTCGTGGGATGGAATGTAGGGAGTCGTAGCGAAACCGTGTTCGCGGCCTTGGCTCTTAGCCGGCTAGCAGACGGAGGCCGAGCGGCGGTCCTGGTGCCCTCTGGGGTGTTGTCCGGTACCGGTGCGGGCGAGCGGGAATTGCGGAGACGATTGGTGGAGGAGCACGATGTCGAAGCCGTGGTCTCTTTGCCGAAAGACGCCTTTCAACCCTTCAGTTCCTTGCAGACTCACCTATTGCTCGTGCGCAAAAGGACGCAAAGTCAGGACGCGAGAACATGGTTCTTGCAGGTCGAGAGCGATGGCTATCCTTCAGGCCGCGGTCGAGACCTAACGATAGATCCCCCAAGTTTCGGCGACCTGCCGCTCATCGAGCGAGTCCTAACCGTGCGCGACGAAGAAGTTGAGGAGTCTCTGCCCGAAGATAGCCCCCGCCTCGGTATAAGGTGGATGAGTCTCGGCGACGGTAACGTGCGCGGCGCAGTAGTCCAGGCTGTCGGTGCAAACGTAATCTCGTCGGCCGAACGTTTTCCCGCTGTCGGAGACGAGGCTGCTTTCGTACTGCTGACGGTAGAGAGCATGTTCGGACAAGGCGGCGATCTCTTCTACGTCAAGGTATCGCTCGACGGGGGGACAGCGGAGCCGCTAGAAGAAGACCCGCAACAACTTATTCAGAGGCTGTACAAGCCCAAGAGCACCGATCCGAACCCCGGAACTAGCTTGTTTTTCAAGCGAGCCGATCCCGTGCGAGCGGTGGCCTTCACTACGGGTGGACGTGCCTTAGGGGTAGCCATACCTAGTAGCTCCACAGGTCCTCCTCAGCACGAACTTAGGCCGAGTAGGTTTGTGGGGGGCGAAGAGGAGACGCACCACGCAGGTTCCCCTACGCAGCTTTTAAGCGACATCTACAAGAACCAGCGCTTGTTGGTCCGTCACGTAGACAACCTCCTGGGACGGCTGGAGTTGAGACCCATAGCGGGTCAAGAGGGGCCCGCGCCCCTGTTGGGAGATGCGGTTCCCTTCGGACGGCTCTCTCCCGGACAGGAGGCCGTGTGGAGACGAGTGCGCGATAGGTTCGAGAACTTAGGGGACGAAGGTCAGGAGAAGGCGGCTTTGTTCACCCTTGAGGAGGTAGATGGGGTGGAACCTGCGACTGTGGCGTCGGACATAACAAGGTTGACCGTCGGGCTGCTAGAGCGTATGGGAATCGTCATGCCGGTGACCGTCACCGATCCGAGCACGGGGAATTCCGCTGCTTTCTACCGGCTCGTCACAGAGAAAGACCTCTGGTTGCTACCGCCTAAAGAGGACCCTCTCGGTGAAGAGGGTGTATCCGAGCAGGGAAACACATGA